From a single Anaerolineales bacterium genomic region:
- a CDS encoding TraR/DksA C4-type zinc finger protein gives MVIDIPSVQAFHGHMCPGLATGIRVSEQALREMGPRPGDEEVVAVVETDNCAVDAIQFLTRCTFGKGNLIHLDYGKNAFRFFRRSDGKAIRIRVRSEDKCPHQAEEDRLREHARTGKAGGAERMEAAALRARRIEWILSAPLADLVEVQPIEASRPPRARIFNSIACAQCGERTMETRLRMLEGKALCPECFEQAVLRGK, from the coding sequence ATGGTGATAGATATTCCTTCGGTTCAGGCTTTCCACGGCCACATGTGTCCGGGCCTGGCGACCGGCATCCGGGTGTCGGAGCAAGCCTTGCGGGAGATGGGTCCGCGTCCCGGCGACGAGGAAGTTGTGGCGGTCGTGGAGACCGACAACTGCGCGGTGGACGCGATCCAATTCCTCACCAGATGCACCTTCGGCAAGGGCAACCTGATCCATCTGGATTACGGCAAGAACGCCTTTCGCTTTTTCCGCCGGTCGGATGGAAAAGCCATCCGCATCCGGGTCCGTTCGGAGGATAAATGCCCGCACCAGGCGGAAGAGGACCGTCTGCGGGAACATGCGCGCACCGGGAAGGCGGGCGGAGCGGAACGCATGGAAGCGGCTGCGCTCCGCGCCCGGCGGATCGAATGGATCCTCTCCGCCCCGCTGGCCGACCTGGTCGAAGTGCAACCCATCGAAGCTTCCCGCCCGCCGCGCGCGCGGATTTTCAATTCGATCGCCTGCGCGCAGTGCGGCGAGCGGACGATGGAAACCCGCCTGCGCATGCTGGAAGGGAAAGCCCTGTGTCCGGAATGCTTCGAACAGGCCGTCCTTCGCGGGAAGTAG
- a CDS encoding transcriptional repressor, with protein sequence MKASSIELAILDLLNQDHHHLTAQEVYQRMHPRFPAMNPSTVYRALERLADSGKISVSDMGTGASVYEAVSDRIHHHLVCRKCGRILTLDHAMVGELFDRIEKACSFRVATNHLILFGTCSKCRKHDA encoded by the coding sequence ATGAAGGCGTCCTCCATCGAACTGGCGATTCTCGATCTGCTCAATCAGGATCACCATCACCTCACCGCGCAGGAGGTGTATCAGCGGATGCATCCGCGGTTCCCGGCGATGAACCCCTCCACAGTCTATCGGGCTTTGGAACGCCTTGCGGACTCGGGCAAAATTTCCGTTTCCGACATGGGCACCGGAGCGTCGGTCTATGAAGCGGTGAGCGACAGGATCCACCATCATCTGGTTTGTCGGAAATGCGGGCGCATACTCACGCTGGACCATGCCATGGTGGGGGAATTGTTCGATCGGATCGAGAAGGCGTGTTCGTTCCGTGTGGCGACCAACCATCTGATCCTGTTCGGAACCTGTTCGAAATGCCGTAAGCATGACGCCTGA
- the tsaA gene encoding tRNA (N6-threonylcarbamoyladenosine(37)-N6)-methyltransferase TrmO, with the protein MLLATFVAIQSLYKTCGDAPRQGRLSDGMQVVEVFAEYAAGLEGIEQAARLIVLYWGDRAKRNFPRASPPFHPHPVGVFASRSPNRPNPIALCIADLVKRDGNQLTVRGVDALDGRPLLDLKPNSPSLDFFPEPRTPRTHPDDRTAPAEGFGDG; encoded by the coding sequence ATGCTACTTGCCACGTTCGTCGCAATCCAGAGCCTGTACAAGACCTGCGGGGATGCCCCCCGCCAGGGAAGGCTCTCGGACGGGATGCAAGTGGTGGAAGTTTTTGCAGAATACGCCGCCGGGCTTGAGGGGATCGAGCAAGCCGCCCGTCTGATCGTGCTGTATTGGGGAGATAGGGCCAAGCGCAACTTCCCGCGAGCGAGTCCCCCGTTCCATCCACATCCGGTCGGAGTATTCGCCAGCCGGTCGCCCAACCGTCCAAATCCCATCGCCTTATGCATTGCGGACTTGGTCAAACGGGATGGAAACCAACTTACCGTTCGCGGCGTAGATGCCCTGGACGGACGCCCTCTTTTGGACTTGAAACCCAATTCCCCGTCCCTAGATTTCTTTCCTGAACCCAGAACGCCAAGGACGCACCCCGATGATAGAACGGCACCGGCGGAGGGCTTCGGCGATGGCTGA
- a CDS encoding aldo/keto reductase gives MQYRELGRTGWKVSTVSFGAWAIGGTWGEVQDSDSLAALHRALDLGVNFFDTADVYGDGRSERLLARLRRERRDPFYVATKAGRRLDPHVSAGYNRENLTAFVDRSLKNLAADALDLLQLHCPPTEVYYRPEVFGSLDDLVRQGKIRHYGVSVEKVEEALKAVEFPNVGTVQIIFNIFRQRPADLFFEQARKRRVGILARVPLSSGMLTGKFTAASTFSPDDHRAFNRKGEAFDRGETFSGVDYATGLEAVKKLRALLPPGMSMAQMALRWILMFPEVTCAIPGAKRPAQVEENAAAAGLPALAPEVMGKIRSLYDEKIKPQVHAYW, from the coding sequence ATGCAATACCGCGAACTGGGACGAACCGGCTGGAAGGTTTCCACCGTCAGCTTCGGCGCCTGGGCGATCGGCGGCACGTGGGGCGAGGTGCAGGATTCGGATTCACTGGCCGCGCTGCACCGCGCGCTGGATCTGGGGGTCAACTTTTTCGACACCGCCGACGTCTACGGCGACGGGCGCAGCGAGCGTCTGCTGGCCCGCCTGCGCCGCGAGCGACGCGATCCGTTCTATGTGGCCACCAAGGCCGGCCGCCGGCTGGATCCACACGTGTCGGCCGGATACAACCGGGAAAACCTCACCGCCTTCGTCGACCGCAGCCTGAAGAACCTCGCGGCGGACGCGCTCGACCTGCTTCAACTGCATTGCCCGCCGACCGAAGTGTATTACCGGCCCGAGGTGTTTGGAAGCCTGGACGACCTCGTGCGCCAGGGGAAGATCCGCCACTATGGGGTGAGCGTGGAAAAAGTCGAGGAAGCCCTCAAGGCGGTCGAATTCCCGAACGTCGGGACGGTCCAGATCATCTTCAACATCTTCCGCCAGCGGCCGGCCGATCTGTTCTTCGAGCAGGCGCGCAAACGCAGGGTGGGGATCCTCGCCCGCGTTCCGCTCTCCTCGGGGATGCTCACCGGAAAATTCACCGCGGCCAGCACGTTTTCGCCCGACGACCACCGGGCGTTCAATCGCAAGGGAGAAGCCTTCGACCGCGGGGAGACCTTCTCGGGGGTGGATTATGCGACCGGGCTCGAGGCGGTCAAAAAATTGCGCGCACTGCTTCCGCCCGGAATGTCGATGGCCCAGATGGCGCTGCGCTGGATTTTGATGTTTCCGGAAGTGACCTGCGCGATCCCCGGCGCAAAGCGGCCCGCGCAAGTGGAGGAAAACGCCGCCGCGGCCGGCCTGCCGGCACTCGCGCCCGAGGTGATGGGCAAAATCCGGTCCTTGTACGACGAAAAGATCAAGCCGCAGGTGCATGCGTATTGGTGA